The following nucleotide sequence is from Solidesulfovibrio carbinolicus.
GAACGCCCCTTTCCCCTTTTCTTCCAGTTGGGGGGTCTGGGGGCCTCAGGCCCCCAGCCGCCGGAGGCCTCCCAGTTAGGGCACGGGATTCTTGCGGGCGTAGGCGAGGAGGTCTTCGTAGATCTGCTGGCAGGTGGCCACGGGCACGTCCGGGGCGTGCAGCACGGTGGGGCGTTCCTCGCTGAAAAGGGCGGCCCAGGGTTTGGTTTTCAGATCTTCCCAGGCCCCGTAGCGGCCGTAGCTGATGACGCCCTGGACGGTTTGCAGGCGCAGGTCGAAGGATTCGTAGGCCATGGGATTTTCGTGCAGGACCTGGGGCCGGGAGGCGTGGAACGGGCCGGCCTGGGCCGAGAAATAGAACCAGCCGCCGATCTGGATGTCGCCGAACCAGCGGTCGCCGTCTTCCAGGCGGTCCGATTCCATAAGAAGCGTTCTGAAGTCTTCGGCCATGGGCGGTTCTCCTTTCTAGATGTGGACAGGTCTTCTAGCCCGCCCGCCCGGCCCGGGTCAACGCCGGGACAGGGCCAGCAGATAGTTGAAGACCGCCGAGACGTAGCGACCCGAGGCCACGTCGGGCAGGGCGAAATGGGGCAGGGCCTCGCCCACGGCCGTGCCGGCCAGGGCCACGAACACCTGGCGCGACAGTTCGCCCAGGGCCGGCTCCAGGGTCTTGTCCCACAGCGCGGCCTGGGCCACGGCCGGCGCGCCAAAAATCCGGCAGGCCACCGGCCGGGAGTCGAACACGAGACAGACGCCGTCGCGGGACAGCGGACAGCGCCGCGACCAGCCCGACACGCACAGTTCATGGGAGCCGCCGTAGCGCTGGGTCAGCTCGTCCATTTCCCGGGCCGCGCCGGCCGCGTCCTCAATGACGGATTGGCGCACTTGGCTCGTCAGGCCCACGTCGATGGTCCGGGCCAGGGCCACGGCCTCAATCAGCGACAGCCACAGCGGCCGGCGGCAGCAGGCGTCGTTGTCGCGGCCGCAGGCCGGGATATCCCCGGCGGCCTCCTGGGCCATGGCGGCCAGCCCGGCGTAATCGGCCAGAAACGGCCCCAGATCCACGGGTTTGCCGGCTTCCAGGCGCGGTTCGCGCACGGTGAGCTTGCCGGCCGCCTTGCCGTAGCGGCGAATGGTCCACCATTGGTTGAAATTGGCCGGCTTGGCCCGCAGCGGCCGCAGCACCCGGGC
It contains:
- a CDS encoding protein-tyrosine phosphatase family protein — translated: MANVPAYPLTWVTDHLAVGGAPMSHAQLDSLRAQGVTAILNLCAEFCDLHEIEAAAGFEVRYLPIPDECAPDLPALEDALGWLDEAVYLGKKVLIHCRHGIGRTGTVLNAYLLRRGLGHMGAARVLRPLRAKPANFNQWWTIRRYGKAAGKLTVREPRLEAGKPVDLGPFLADYAGLAAMAQEAAGDIPACGRDNDACCRRPLWLSLIEAVALARTIDVGLTSQVRQSVIEDAAGAAREMDELTQRYGGSHELCVSGWSRRCPLSRDGVCLVFDSRPVACRIFGAPAVAQAALWDKTLEPALGELSRQVFVALAGTAVGEALPHFALPDVASGRYVSAVFNYLLALSRR